From Saprospiraceae bacterium, one genomic window encodes:
- a CDS encoding AMP-binding protein has product MEQRPWLKHYPAGIPANIDAEAYCSLIEFAEECFKKYKKLTAFTLMGKSITYHDLDQRSLHFAAYLHSRGLKPGDKIALMMPNLLQYPVAIFGALRAGLVIVNTNPLYTPYEMEYQFNDSGAKAIVIAENFAANLEKILAKTQIKIVITTTIGEFLGGIKGWVVDFMVKNIKKMVPKFSIPNTVSFGHAIQEGARFSINEFTPALDDVILLQYTGGTTGVSKGTMLTNRNMVANLQQIRAILGPYLKEAQETTLSPLPMYHIFAFAVNVLAMMAIGANTVLIVNARDIGSVSKAFKDHKISLMTGVNTLYNALLNFPGFDKHDFSSLRVSVGGAMAIQSSVADRWKQVTGCSLCEGFGMTETSPVVCLNPLDGSGKMGTIGIPVPSTDVRIFSEDGHVCGPNESGEIQVKGPQVMKGYYNKPDETEMTIKDGWLCTGDIGMMDEDGYFKIVDRKKDMILVSGFNVYPNEIEDVIMRHPKVLEVAAVGKPDEKCGEMVKVFIVKKDQSLSSSEIIDYTKEYLTNYKIPKEVEFRDSLPKTNVGKILRRELRNA; this is encoded by the coding sequence ATGGAACAGAGACCTTGGCTAAAACACTATCCTGCTGGGATCCCAGCCAACATCGATGCAGAAGCTTATTGCTCACTCATAGAATTTGCAGAAGAGTGTTTTAAAAAGTATAAGAAACTCACCGCCTTTACCCTGATGGGTAAGTCCATCACATACCACGATTTAGACCAGAGGTCCCTGCATTTTGCGGCTTATCTGCATTCCCGCGGCCTAAAACCCGGAGACAAAATTGCCCTGATGATGCCCAACCTTCTTCAGTATCCGGTGGCCATCTTTGGAGCGCTCAGGGCGGGTTTGGTGATCGTCAACACCAATCCGCTTTATACCCCTTATGAGATGGAATATCAATTTAATGATTCAGGTGCCAAAGCGATTGTGATTGCTGAAAATTTTGCGGCCAATCTGGAGAAAATATTGGCAAAAACCCAGATTAAGATCGTCATCACCACCACCATTGGAGAATTTTTGGGGGGAATCAAAGGCTGGGTCGTGGATTTTATGGTGAAAAACATCAAAAAAATGGTGCCGAAATTCAGCATACCCAATACGGTCAGTTTTGGGCACGCCATACAGGAGGGTGCGAGGTTTTCTATCAATGAATTTACACCTGCTTTGGACGATGTGATCCTTTTGCAGTACACAGGTGGCACGACCGGTGTCAGCAAGGGCACCATGCTCACCAACCGCAACATGGTGGCCAATCTTCAGCAAATCCGCGCCATTCTGGGTCCTTATTTGAAAGAAGCTCAGGAGACCACACTTTCTCCTTTGCCAATGTATCATATTTTCGCTTTTGCTGTTAATGTTCTGGCCATGATGGCGATTGGAGCGAATACGGTTTTGATTGTCAATGCCCGCGACATTGGTTCTGTGTCAAAGGCCTTCAAAGACCACAAAATTAGTCTAATGACGGGTGTCAACACCCTTTACAATGCCCTGCTAAACTTTCCGGGATTTGACAAACACGATTTTAGTTCGCTGAGGGTAAGCGTGGGCGGTGCCATGGCCATTCAATCTTCTGTGGCGGATCGCTGGAAACAAGTCACCGGTTGTTCCCTTTGTGAAGGTTTTGGCATGACTGAGACCTCACCGGTCGTATGTCTTAATCCCCTGGACGGATCTGGCAAAATGGGTACAATTGGAATTCCAGTGCCTAGTACGGATGTTCGCATCTTTTCAGAAGATGGTCATGTTTGTGGTCCCAATGAGTCCGGAGAAATACAGGTGAAGGGCCCACAGGTCATGAAAGGTTATTACAACAAACCGGATGAAACTGAGATGACAATCAAAGATGGATGGCTTTGCACCGGTGATATCGGTATGATGGACGAAGATGGATACTTCAAAATTGTAGATCGCAAGAAAGACATGATTCTGGTTTCTGGATTTAATGTCTATCCCAATGAAATAGAAGATGTCATCATGCGTCATCCCAAGGTCCTTGAAGTGGCAGCGGTCGGCAAACCAGACGAAAAATGCGGAGAAATGGTCAAAGTCTTTATTGTTAAGAAAGACCAGAGCCTCAGCTCCTCAGAAATCATCGACTATACCAAAGAATATTTGACGAATTACAAGATCCCCAAGGAGGTTGAATTTAGGGATTCACTTCCCAAAACCAATGTGGGTAAGATTTTAAGAAGGGAGCTCAGAAATGCGTAG
- a CDS encoding glycoside hydrolase family 97 protein — protein MIKKEIYFFKCFCIFLSTLFIFSKNVSASSFTSPNKVLEVKFYLDEEGHPYYDFKAEGFEIIKKAKLGFKLYRRASLDSGFLIDTVFYDEVNQNWAPVWGEERNIKDHYKSMTVVLRKNNSGLNRLLHIEFRLYNEGLGFRYLFPKNGNHGFFIVTDELTEFNFEEDLECWWIPGDYDSNEYPYTQSKLSQINALSIGDQTKLDFRHLINDSLIQTPTLMRNSHGAFMALHEAALRHYPAMHLQIDRVKSKIHSRLVPNSLGHCAYLQDGDKTPWRVILYARQAKELLTNRVILNLNEPSIIPNSDFIKPGKYIGVWWEMHIGKSSWNYWNSTDFTPIPNHGANTKNVLRHIDFAAKHGFPYVLVEGWNRGWEEWYGVWKESIFSFTEPYPDLDLKLLSDYAKSKNVQLIMHHETSGAVTDYERKLDSAIALMKLFGYPGIKGGYVGKIIPRGEHHDGQWMVEHYERLAQKMAQNKLTLDLHESVRPTGLHRTYPNWWTNEAARGNEFNAWSKGNPPEHETILPFTRLLGGPMDYTPGIFQIKMNVYDSARKEQVHTTIAKQLALYITMYSPLQMAADLIENYEKQTDLFQFIKDVPTDWDSTVVLDAFPGDFIYMARKTKGSEHWFFGAITDENEKILEFEPSFLIPDSKYNITIYRDGDDAHWESNPMSYKIEKKTIRSKEKIKIKLAPGGGCAIHFAPVAQKRKGK, from the coding sequence ATGATCAAAAAAGAAATATATTTTTTTAAGTGCTTTTGTATTTTTCTATCGACCCTATTCATATTTTCAAAAAATGTATCCGCATCTTCTTTCACCTCTCCCAACAAAGTCCTCGAAGTAAAATTTTATTTGGATGAAGAAGGGCATCCATATTATGATTTTAAAGCAGAAGGCTTTGAAATTATCAAAAAAGCAAAGCTCGGATTTAAATTGTACCGTCGGGCCAGCTTGGATTCCGGATTTTTAATTGACACCGTCTTTTACGATGAAGTCAATCAAAATTGGGCTCCTGTCTGGGGCGAAGAACGCAATATCAAAGATCATTACAAATCCATGACAGTGGTCTTGCGTAAAAATAATTCAGGATTGAATCGATTATTGCATATCGAATTCAGATTATACAACGAAGGCCTTGGATTCAGATATCTTTTTCCCAAAAATGGCAACCACGGTTTTTTTATCGTCACCGATGAGCTTACGGAATTTAATTTCGAAGAAGACCTCGAGTGTTGGTGGATACCCGGAGATTATGATTCCAATGAATACCCTTATACACAATCAAAATTAAGTCAGATCAACGCTCTATCCATCGGAGATCAAACAAAATTGGATTTTAGACATTTGATCAACGATAGTTTGATTCAAACACCCACATTGATGCGCAACAGTCATGGTGCATTTATGGCCTTGCATGAAGCGGCTTTGCGACATTATCCTGCCATGCATTTGCAAATCGATCGAGTTAAGTCAAAAATTCATTCCCGGCTTGTGCCAAACTCACTCGGACATTGCGCTTATTTGCAGGATGGCGATAAAACACCCTGGAGGGTAATATTGTATGCAAGACAAGCCAAAGAACTTTTAACCAATCGGGTCATATTGAATCTCAATGAACCCTCGATCATTCCAAATTCTGATTTTATCAAACCCGGAAAATACATTGGTGTCTGGTGGGAAATGCACATCGGTAAAAGCAGTTGGAATTATTGGAATTCTACTGATTTCACTCCAATACCAAACCATGGCGCCAATACAAAAAATGTCTTAAGGCACATTGACTTTGCCGCAAAACATGGATTTCCCTATGTGTTGGTGGAAGGATGGAACAGAGGATGGGAAGAATGGTACGGTGTCTGGAAAGAATCCATTTTTAGTTTTACAGAACCTTATCCCGACTTGGATTTAAAACTCCTCAGCGATTATGCCAAATCGAAAAATGTCCAACTCATCATGCATCATGAAACTTCCGGAGCAGTGACTGACTATGAAAGAAAATTGGATTCTGCGATTGCTTTGATGAAACTATTTGGATATCCGGGAATCAAGGGAGGTTATGTTGGTAAAATTATTCCTCGGGGAGAACACCATGATGGCCAATGGATGGTAGAACACTACGAAAGATTGGCCCAAAAAATGGCACAAAATAAACTAACTCTCGATCTCCACGAATCTGTCAGACCAACAGGCCTTCACAGAACCTATCCCAATTGGTGGACCAACGAAGCTGCAAGGGGAAATGAATTTAATGCCTGGAGCAAGGGTAATCCTCCTGAACACGAAACCATCCTTCCATTTACGAGATTGTTGGGCGGACCAATGGATTATACACCGGGTATATTCCAGATTAAAATGAATGTGTATGATTCAGCAAGAAAAGAGCAGGTCCACACCACCATTGCCAAACAATTGGCCTTGTACATAACCATGTACAGTCCCCTGCAAATGGCCGCAGACCTCATCGAAAATTATGAAAAACAAACCGATCTCTTCCAATTTATCAAGGATGTTCCCACGGATTGGGATAGCACCGTAGTCCTGGATGCTTTTCCTGGTGACTTTATCTATATGGCAAGAAAAACCAAAGGATCTGAGCACTGGTTTTTTGGCGCTATCACAGACGAAAATGAGAAAATTTTAGAGTTTGAACCCTCCTTTCTGATTCCGGATTCAAAATACAACATCACCATTTACAGGGATGGTGATGATGCTCACTGGGAATCAAATCCTATGAGCTATAAAATAGAAAAGAAAACGATTCGCTCAAAGGAAAAAATTAAAATCAAATTGGCTCCGGGTGGCGGATGCGCCATCCATTTTGCACCTGTCGCTCAAAAAAGAAAAGGGAAATAA
- a CDS encoding T9SS type A sorting domain-containing protein: MRLILQYTPYFHNLSGFFFCLLILIFESKAQNPEAKPAYPLSIQEQFVSIPSPPLLRVPLHMEFTPKQANMDFDPSIKNLIAPHRSKEQEESMKLHRLKIDAIKNDPSVRRKGTDEAESGGPLKLTIGTTFYGDIDGACPNDNTIAVSKAGRIISMMNSHVGIYNTSGAKLNFYTLTEFFRGSTNSSPCDPKVEYDPVADRFFMFIQDCGSDNTKNNIAFGFSKTNDPNGSWNIYKFATDPFGDGSWSDYPKVAINQDEVFVSINLFGKNGGSYRQAILYQLDKTDGYAGRTMDYKIWTGFKNGTILPIRSGANGHYGPGIYAVQAVAGGGSYINYYDITGKLSDANSRLIHQQLNTDAYQPGSPAYQYNTSYRLDVGDCRMQDGYYQNGVIHFVFTAEDGSGYSGIRYHRIDPVKLDINNYQFFSSADERDFAYPAISPFSNIPTDRSSVIHFASSGKDFYPDMRAKLYHHDFSSDNSIRVKVGPGPNKDCDNGDYVRWGDYSGIARHYGLSAPTVWIAGSVGNDIKYSWWTYIAEIKAVATATHDPLTSHEVVLSPNPAFDKVKVEFELKQATPLIFAIYNSTGQLVSRIFESDVAQGNNVFSFSTGQLVAGNYFLKILNNQNEILKTEPFVVVGH; encoded by the coding sequence ATGAGACTTATTCTGCAGTACACTCCGTATTTTCATAATTTAAGTGGCTTTTTTTTCTGCCTTCTAATTCTCATCTTTGAATCAAAGGCACAAAATCCCGAAGCAAAACCAGCCTACCCATTGTCCATACAAGAACAATTTGTATCTATTCCCAGTCCTCCATTATTGAGGGTGCCATTGCACATGGAGTTTACACCCAAACAAGCCAACATGGATTTTGATCCATCCATCAAAAACCTGATAGCACCTCATCGTTCGAAAGAACAGGAAGAGTCTATGAAATTGCATCGTCTTAAAATAGATGCGATTAAAAATGACCCTTCTGTCAGAAGAAAGGGTACAGATGAAGCAGAATCCGGCGGGCCCTTAAAATTAACCATCGGAACCACATTTTATGGGGACATAGACGGAGCCTGTCCCAATGACAATACCATTGCCGTTTCCAAGGCAGGTCGAATCATCTCAATGATGAATTCCCACGTGGGTATTTACAATACATCAGGAGCAAAATTGAATTTCTATACCCTGACTGAATTTTTTAGGGGAAGCACGAATTCTTCTCCATGCGATCCAAAGGTGGAATACGATCCTGTAGCAGACCGATTTTTTATGTTTATCCAGGATTGCGGATCAGACAATACCAAAAACAACATTGCATTCGGATTTTCTAAAACCAATGATCCAAATGGCAGCTGGAATATCTACAAATTTGCCACCGATCCTTTTGGAGATGGTTCCTGGTCTGATTATCCCAAAGTGGCCATCAATCAAGATGAGGTATTTGTCTCCATCAATCTGTTTGGAAAAAATGGTGGTTCGTATCGTCAGGCCATTCTATATCAGCTGGATAAAACGGATGGGTATGCAGGAAGAACAATGGATTATAAAATCTGGACCGGTTTTAAAAACGGTACCATTCTTCCCATCCGCTCAGGAGCCAATGGTCATTATGGTCCCGGCATTTATGCAGTTCAAGCTGTTGCGGGGGGAGGCTCCTACATCAACTATTATGACATTACCGGCAAACTCAGCGATGCAAACAGCCGATTAATCCATCAACAACTGAACACAGATGCATATCAACCTGGTTCTCCAGCTTATCAATACAATACAAGTTATCGTCTGGATGTTGGTGATTGCAGAATGCAGGATGGATATTACCAAAACGGTGTGATTCATTTTGTGTTTACTGCAGAAGATGGTTCTGGTTACAGTGGCATCCGGTACCACCGGATTGATCCGGTTAAATTGGATATCAATAATTATCAGTTTTTCTCGTCTGCTGATGAAAGAGATTTTGCTTACCCAGCAATCTCACCCTTTTCAAACATTCCCACCGATCGCAGCTCAGTGATCCATTTTGCTTCATCCGGAAAAGATTTTTATCCGGATATGCGTGCCAAACTTTATCACCATGACTTTAGTTCGGATAATTCCATTCGCGTGAAAGTGGGTCCGGGCCCTAACAAAGATTGTGACAATGGTGATTATGTGCGCTGGGGAGATTACAGTGGAATCGCGCGCCATTACGGCCTGAGCGCCCCCACAGTCTGGATTGCTGGAAGCGTCGGCAATGATATCAAATACAGTTGGTGGACCTACATTGCAGAAATCAAGGCTGTGGCCACAGCCACCCATGATCCACTTACAAGCCATGAGGTTGTGCTTTCCCCCAACCCCGCATTTGATAAAGTGAAGGTAGAATTTGAACTTAAACAAGCAACTCCCCTGATTTTTGCCATTTACAATTCGACAGGTCAGCTCGTGAGCCGTATCTTCGAATCTGATGTGGCTCAGGGCAACAACGTATTTTCATTTTCAACAGGTCAATTGGTGGCCGGCAACTACTTTTTAAAAATCCTAAACAATCAAAATGAAATACTTAAAACAGAACCTTTTGTGGTGGTGGGTCATTAG
- a CDS encoding thioredoxin family protein: MALKESNMLPLGTKAPDFVLPDVVQNKMVQLYDQKEYPGTLIMFICNHCPYVIHVLPELRRLTKEYSEKGIRIIAISSNDVVHYPDDAPDKMRLFALKNEFVFPYCYDETQEVAKSYDAACTPDFYLFDPSLHLRYRGRLDASRPGNSEPLNGRDLRNALDDVLSGKAISELQYPSAGCNIKWRKDSLV; this comes from the coding sequence ATGGCATTAAAAGAATCCAATATGTTGCCATTGGGAACTAAGGCCCCGGACTTTGTGCTTCCCGATGTGGTTCAGAATAAAATGGTGCAGCTGTATGATCAAAAAGAATATCCCGGAACTTTGATTATGTTTATTTGCAATCATTGTCCGTATGTGATTCATGTATTGCCAGAATTACGGCGATTGACAAAAGAATATTCCGAAAAAGGAATTAGAATCATTGCCATTAGTAGCAATGATGTAGTCCACTATCCGGATGATGCGCCGGATAAAATGAGACTGTTTGCACTTAAAAATGAATTTGTTTTTCCTTATTGTTATGATGAAACCCAGGAAGTCGCAAAAAGCTACGATGCTGCCTGCACTCCGGATTTTTACCTTTTTGACCCATCGCTTCATTTAAGATACAGAGGACGATTGGATGCTTCACGCCCGGGTAATTCAGAACCTCTCAATGGAAGGGATCTTAGAAATGCACTGGATGATGTTTTGAGTGGGAAAGCTATTTCAGAACTTCAGTATCCCAGCGCAGGATGTAATATTAAATGGCGAAAGGATTCACTTGTTTGA
- a CDS encoding DUF1905 domain-containing protein: protein MTVEIANVPIQKFQSKGEKTGWTYIEISAEQANQLNPGVKTSYQVKGQLDNIFISGVSMLPMGDGYFIIPLNADLRRKLRKKSGDQISIHLSLDQQGYQLNPDFLEYLETEQKAFKYFNQLPNSHQKYFSKWIDSAKSPSTRANRIAEAVSALNKHWGYAEMIRNRSKEY from the coding sequence ATGACTGTTGAAATTGCCAATGTTCCAATTCAAAAATTTCAATCCAAAGGAGAAAAAACAGGTTGGACTTACATTGAAATCTCGGCTGAGCAGGCAAACCAGCTAAACCCGGGAGTGAAAACCTCTTATCAGGTGAAAGGACAACTGGATAATATCTTTATTTCTGGAGTCAGTATGCTTCCCATGGGTGACGGATATTTTATCATACCACTCAATGCCGATCTGAGAAGAAAGCTGAGAAAAAAATCCGGTGATCAAATTTCTATCCATTTAAGTTTGGATCAACAGGGATATCAACTCAATCCCGATTTTCTGGAATACCTTGAGACCGAGCAAAAAGCATTTAAATATTTTAACCAATTGCCCAATTCGCACCAAAAATATTTTTCCAAGTGGATTGACAGCGCCAAAAGCCCTTCCACGAGGGCCAACAGAATAGCCGAAGCAGTATCTGCGTTAAACAAACATTGGGGTTATGCCGAGATGATTCGCAACCGAAGTAAAGAATATTAA
- a CDS encoding S41 family peptidase produces the protein MKRFLMPALLLLVFLLSGAAFLNYNKYFEITKNIEIFSNLYKEINAHYVDETDPSRLMKTGIDAMLKSLDPFTNYISEAQIENYRLVLEGRYNGIGARAKKIGDYATITEIYEDYPAHKAGLRIGDQVIQVNGLDAKGKDSEDLYQIMRGTPKSEVEVKIIRPGVTAAMTFKIIRDEVNIPNVPYSTLLPDSIGYINLITFTDNAGKNVQDALTKLKNEHPGMRGVILDLRENGGGLLHEAVNVCNTFVPQGQLIASTRGKLKETNQVYHTRMDPIDDKIPLAVLINGHSASASEIVSGAMQDLDRGVVIGQISYGKGLVQNTKDVGYNAKVKLTISKYYIPSGRCIQSVRYDEEGNKIDLPDSLRSAFKTKNGRTVYDGGGVQPDISMEDANYPPIVQKLVDDNWIFNYVTEYTIKNQAPTDPVGFEFKQVDDFISYLRKNQFDDLSTLELKINELDSLALLNQDIQITKEMKSIRQALDQDQWKQIEKHKAKIGLVIGEHIVERSFFDKGLLKNRLVHDPLVEKATKILLNTREYSAILHK, from the coding sequence ATGAAAAGATTTCTGATGCCCGCTTTGCTTTTGCTGGTATTCTTACTCAGCGGAGCGGCTTTTCTCAATTACAACAAGTATTTCGAAATTACTAAGAACATTGAGATTTTTTCCAATTTATACAAGGAAATAAATGCTCATTACGTCGATGAAACTGATCCGTCCAGGTTAATGAAGACCGGTATTGACGCCATGCTCAAATCTTTGGATCCATTCACCAATTACATTTCTGAGGCACAAATTGAAAATTACCGGTTGGTTTTGGAAGGAAGATACAATGGCATTGGAGCAAGAGCCAAAAAAATTGGCGACTACGCCACCATCACCGAAATTTATGAAGACTATCCGGCCCACAAGGCTGGTTTGAGAATCGGTGACCAAGTGATCCAGGTCAATGGTCTCGACGCAAAAGGCAAAGACAGCGAAGATCTCTATCAGATCATGAGGGGAACCCCCAAATCCGAGGTAGAAGTAAAAATCATTCGACCCGGAGTAACTGCAGCTATGACATTTAAAATTATCAGGGACGAGGTCAATATCCCCAATGTGCCATACTCTACTTTACTGCCAGATTCTATCGGATATATCAACCTCATCACCTTCACCGACAATGCTGGCAAGAACGTGCAGGACGCTTTGACCAAATTAAAAAATGAACACCCCGGTATGCGCGGAGTGATTTTGGACCTCAGAGAAAATGGTGGAGGCCTGCTCCACGAAGCAGTCAATGTGTGCAATACCTTTGTACCACAGGGACAATTGATCGCCAGTACAAGAGGCAAACTCAAAGAAACCAATCAAGTGTACCATACCAGAATGGATCCGATTGATGACAAGATTCCTTTGGCAGTGCTGATCAACGGACATTCTGCTTCTGCCTCGGAGATCGTCAGCGGAGCCATGCAGGATTTGGACAGAGGGGTGGTTATCGGTCAAATTTCCTATGGCAAAGGGCTCGTCCAGAATACCAAGGATGTCGGTTACAATGCAAAAGTCAAACTCACCATTTCAAAATACTACATCCCTTCCGGCCGCTGTATACAAAGTGTCCGGTACGATGAAGAAGGCAATAAAATTGACCTTCCGGATTCACTTCGGTCCGCATTCAAAACCAAAAATGGCCGGACGGTTTACGATGGAGGCGGAGTTCAACCTGATATCTCGATGGAGGACGCCAACTATCCACCAATAGTTCAAAAACTGGTGGATGACAACTGGATCTTCAATTATGTCACAGAATACACCATAAAAAATCAAGCCCCTACGGATCCAGTTGGCTTTGAATTCAAACAGGTAGATGATTTTATTTCGTACCTGCGGAAAAATCAATTTGATGATTTATCCACTTTGGAATTAAAGATCAATGAATTGGACAGTCTCGCGTTGCTCAATCAAGACATTCAAATCACCAAAGAAATGAAGTCCATCAGACAAGCCCTCGATCAGGATCAGTGGAAACAAATAGAGAAACACAAAGCGAAAATCGGTTTGGTGATCGGCGAACACATTGTTGAAAGAAGTTTCTTTGATAAGGGACTTCTCAAAAACAGGTTGGTACACGATCCCCTGGTTGAAAAAGCCACAAAAATTTTACTTAACACCCGGGAATACAGTGCCATCCTTCATAAATAA
- the tsaB gene encoding tRNA (adenosine(37)-N6)-threonylcarbamoyltransferase complex dimerization subunit type 1 TsaB — protein sequence MPSFINKDKPIIRILQLEAGPPGCSVAIGENGKILGEALCDEKDPIAAFPALIRQCLHDHQMTKDQLNAISVNSGPGSYTALRSGLAFAKGLCEILDLKLISVSHLEILATAGLASVQKTQTVPEQIGVVMHTRRNEFVGSVFDTHLYKISDLIKGDTENAEFWTNQSALICSETDLEFFQSFLKVPAIPLIYTRPTAGSQSKLAFQRYVQENFCDLIHFSPYYLFEPHITTPRPKIAK from the coding sequence GTGCCATCCTTCATAAATAAGGATAAGCCAATTATCCGAATCCTCCAATTGGAAGCCGGTCCTCCGGGATGTTCGGTGGCTATTGGTGAAAACGGGAAGATCCTGGGCGAAGCGCTTTGCGACGAGAAAGATCCAATCGCTGCCTTCCCGGCTTTGATACGGCAATGCCTGCACGATCATCAGATGACAAAGGACCAATTGAATGCCATATCGGTCAACAGCGGCCCCGGTTCCTATACGGCCCTTAGGTCAGGGCTTGCCTTTGCAAAGGGCCTGTGTGAAATTCTGGACCTAAAACTGATTTCTGTCTCACATCTCGAAATATTGGCCACCGCCGGTCTTGCGTCTGTTCAAAAAACTCAAACTGTTCCTGAGCAAATCGGGGTTGTAATGCATACCCGAAGAAATGAGTTTGTGGGATCTGTCTTTGACACTCATTTGTACAAAATCAGCGATTTGATCAAAGGAGATACTGAAAACGCAGAATTTTGGACAAACCAGTCTGCATTGATCTGTTCTGAGACTGACCTGGAATTCTTTCAATCATTCTTAAAAGTGCCTGCTATACCTCTTATATATACAAGACCCACCGCAGGGAGTCAATCTAAACTGGCTTTCCAAAGATATGTTCAGGAGAATTTCTGTGATCTGATCCATTTTAGCCCATATTACTTATTTGAACCCCACATTACAACGCCCCGCCCCAAAATAGCTAAATGA
- a CDS encoding helix-turn-helix transcriptional regulator: MKNKRNETITLKRGGKEVQLDYADLRKAVLVLRAVNHKLRQRVIDLLEEQDKLTVTDIYIKLRLEQSVASQHLAILRRAGVVATDRQGKFIYYSLDRDRLNQISNLVEDLAG, from the coding sequence ATGAAAAATAAAAGGAACGAAACGATTACGTTGAAAAGGGGCGGTAAAGAAGTACAGCTCGACTACGCTGACTTGAGGAAGGCGGTACTTGTTCTCAGGGCAGTCAATCACAAGTTGCGCCAAAGAGTGATTGATCTCTTGGAGGAACAGGACAAACTCACCGTCACAGACATTTACATCAAACTCAGACTTGAACAATCCGTTGCTTCTCAACATTTAGCCATCCTGAGAAGAGCAGGAGTCGTGGCTACAGACCGCCAGGGTAAATTTATTTATTACTCTTTGGACCGTGATCGTCTCAATCAAATTTCAAACCTTGTGGAAGATCTAGCGGGTTAA
- a CDS encoding helix-turn-helix transcriptional regulator yields the protein MKKTKVTFNAVKLDYSCELMRSLAHPLRLQILQFIDSQGNVNVNKIYNSLKIEQSVTSQHLSVLRLAGVIFTEKVGKYVHCRINYECVQRAQMAVANFLGKSKKSA from the coding sequence ATGAAGAAGACTAAGGTAACTTTTAATGCAGTTAAGCTCGACTATTCATGCGAGCTGATGAGGTCTTTGGCTCATCCGCTGCGATTACAAATTTTACAATTTATTGACAGTCAGGGAAATGTAAATGTGAATAAAATTTACAATTCTCTGAAAATCGAACAGTCTGTCACCTCACAACACCTCAGTGTGCTGAGATTGGCAGGAGTCATCTTTACAGAAAAGGTGGGTAAATATGTTCACTGTCGGATTAATTATGAGTGCGTTCAACGGGCTCAAATGGCAGTAGCCAACTTTTTAGGGAAAAGCAAAAAGTCTGCCTAG
- a CDS encoding lipoprotein signal peptidase, whose translation MNNRNYWTLSFAVMILILLLDQCLKIWVKTTMYQGQEHLILGLNWARIHFVENEGMAFGISLGNQMGKLLLSIFRIIAVFFLFFILWRLIKGQEKPAIVISFSMILAGAIGNILDSVFYGLIFSNSPYHGGVAELFPAEGGYAPALMGKVVDMFYFPMIQTTWPEWVPAWGGQEFEFFRPVFNVADSSIFCGICIFLIFYRHLKTNSLTEQRDNAHLINKETSDTKASEVIE comes from the coding sequence ATGAACAATCGAAATTACTGGACCCTGTCCTTTGCTGTGATGATCCTTATTTTGCTGTTAGACCAGTGTTTAAAGATCTGGGTAAAAACCACGATGTATCAAGGCCAAGAGCATTTAATTCTTGGGTTGAATTGGGCCAGAATCCATTTTGTGGAAAACGAAGGTATGGCATTTGGAATCAGCCTCGGAAATCAAATGGGAAAACTTCTTTTGAGTATATTTCGAATTATAGCTGTTTTTTTTCTGTTTTTTATCCTTTGGAGATTGATCAAGGGACAGGAAAAACCTGCTATTGTAATTTCATTTAGCATGATTTTAGCCGGAGCCATTGGGAATATTTTGGACAGTGTTTTTTACGGTCTGATTTTTTCCAACTCACCCTATCATGGCGGTGTAGCGGAGTTATTTCCTGCAGAGGGAGGATATGCGCCTGCTCTGATGGGAAAAGTAGTCGACATGTTTTATTTTCCAATGATACAAACTACATGGCCCGAGTGGGTACCAGCTTGGGGTGGACAGGAGTTTGAATTTTTCAGACCAGTTTTCAATGTGGCTGATTCGTCGATCTTTTGCGGGATTTGTATTTTTTTAATTTTTTACAGGCATTTAAAGACAAACTCATTGACAGAACAAAGGGACAATGCTCATCTTATAAATAAGGAAACTTCCGATACCAAGGCATCGGAAGTGATTGAGTAA